In a single window of the Niabella ginsenosidivorans genome:
- a CDS encoding alpha-L-fucosidase → MKLIPVQWCLAFFLSGLFMNATAQSWTGPPEKPKERRELQYGPLHPGKRTDAAMQRFREYGLGQFIHWGVYAIAGGEWNGVKAPTASEWIRSWSGKTAPDNWKATYDNLYKQFNPVSFDATRWAKQAKAMGARYVIFTTKHHDGFCMWPSRFSDYTIRQSPYQKDIVRQIVDAYAKEGIDVYLYFSIIDWHNKDYRSASPKTAGEKASYQKFLDYTRNQLFELLNNYPQIKGFWFDGTWDKAWIDSYAFTYQLEKDLRAAHPGLIIGSRFRNDEYGKRHFDSNGDLLGDYEQGWERKLPAKYEWLNGNDWDCVMTIPPNGWGYIKDWSPFYTKTSYDLIDMLMHATSMGGNFVLNFGPDGNGNMSPGEDRLAKEIGEWVQLNGEAVYGVTHAPLEPNSYGYFTQKGNTLYLTVFNRPVNNLIRIKMPKSATEVPTAASLLVSGTSLKMKFTDIGLDLDRNIYVDITLPDTFVSQQPFVIKIITKSGKINAAELEKAHM, encoded by the coding sequence ATGAAGTTAATCCCTGTACAATGGTGTCTTGCATTTTTTTTATCCGGTCTGTTTATGAACGCAACGGCCCAGTCCTGGACCGGTCCCCCGGAAAAACCGAAAGAGCGCAGGGAGCTGCAATACGGGCCCCTGCACCCGGGCAAACGTACGGATGCAGCCATGCAGCGTTTTCGGGAATATGGCTTGGGACAGTTTATTCATTGGGGGGTATACGCAATTGCCGGAGGTGAATGGAACGGTGTAAAAGCGCCAACAGCATCCGAATGGATCCGGTCCTGGTCCGGGAAAACCGCTCCGGATAACTGGAAGGCTACCTACGACAACCTGTACAAACAATTTAACCCGGTAAGCTTTGATGCAACGCGCTGGGCAAAACAGGCCAAAGCAATGGGTGCGCGTTATGTGATCTTTACCACCAAGCATCATGACGGATTCTGTATGTGGCCCAGCCGGTTTTCAGATTATACCATCCGGCAAAGCCCGTATCAAAAAGATATTGTGCGGCAGATTGTGGATGCCTATGCAAAAGAAGGCATTGATGTATATCTTTATTTCTCCATTATTGACTGGCATAATAAAGACTACAGGAGCGCCTCTCCAAAAACGGCTGGGGAAAAAGCGTCTTATCAAAAGTTTTTGGATTATACCCGGAACCAGCTTTTTGAGTTGCTGAACAACTATCCGCAAATAAAGGGGTTCTGGTTTGATGGCACCTGGGATAAGGCCTGGATCGATTCTTATGCGTTCACCTATCAGTTGGAAAAAGACCTGCGTGCCGCCCATCCGGGGCTGATCATTGGCAGCCGTTTCCGTAATGACGAATATGGCAAACGCCATTTTGATTCCAATGGCGACCTGCTGGGCGATTATGAGCAGGGATGGGAGCGTAAACTGCCTGCCAAATATGAATGGCTGAATGGCAACGACTGGGATTGTGTAATGACCATTCCCCCCAATGGCTGGGGATATATTAAAGACTGGTCACCGTTTTATACCAAAACTTCTTATGACCTGATCGATATGCTGATGCACGCCACTTCTATGGGCGGAAATTTTGTGCTGAACTTTGGCCCCGATGGAAACGGGAATATGAGCCCCGGTGAAGACCGGCTTGCAAAAGAGATCGGCGAATGGGTGCAACTGAACGGGGAAGCGGTTTATGGAGTCACACACGCGCCGCTGGAGCCCAACAGTTACGGTTACTTTACCCAAAAGGGCAATACCTTGTATTTAACGGTGTTCAATCGCCCGGTCAATAATCTGATCCGGATCAAAATGCCGAAATCAGCTACAGAAGTGCCAACAGCAGCCAGCCTGCTGGTGAGCGGAACCTCGTTGAAGATGAAATTCACAGATATAGGACTGGATCTTGACAGGAATATATATGTTGATATTACTCTGCCTGACACCTTTGTAAGCCAGCAGCCTTTTGTAATAAAGATCATTACAAAGTCGGGAAAGATCAATGCTGCAGAGCTGGAGAAAGCGCATATGTAA